Part of the Mustelus asterias unplaced genomic scaffold, sMusAst1.hap1.1 HAP1_SCAFFOLD_94, whole genome shotgun sequence genome, tgaacacaagaagcatggatatttatacatcagggttcccaatacaagtcatgaagcaaagtccagttaacagtccttgatcataaattatagttcctttaacagcttctgatagtctctggatcatggttagagaccatctggtatccttgggtcataaagcacaattctcctggtagtcgaagccaaggtgtcacctctggtcccctgctcttcccgcagcgtttcctttgaagtgactgagtgcaactgtcccagtgggagtcctccttcaaacggccattctcacactctaccatttgcttcctttgtttaaatcatacacaagcctacgagaaagaaagacttatcccctaacatctatatttaactgtctgttttatcagaatgatataaacaagcgagggaaccatgaacaaatggcttatacgaaaagtaaaagatgaaagacatgaacaaatggcttgtattactaccaggagcaatataaacaaaaaggaGGCACGCCACAAGGAAGggctatgtttgtgatacattccaggtacaaagttcaaccttttaggcacaaaatacattgagtacaaaaaacattaaccctttcccttcttcaatgttccaaaccctaacttctaccacttgaaaaacaagtgcagccagcgtatgggaatgccaccatctgtaaattgtactccacatcacataccattctgacttgaaaatcaatcaccattccttctctgtcactgcatcaaattcctggaactccctaacagcgttgtgggtatacctacaccagatggattgcagcgattcaagaaagtggctcatttTCTTTACAAGAGCAATCAGTGAtgcgcaatgaatgttggccttgccagtcacattcacatcccctgaaagaataaaacaaaatcctcatccctggtatcattctcagCCATGAGTACTGCAGTTATCAATGAACAGCTCCGCTTTTGACTTTATGATGGGGGGAGGGTCATTGGTGGAGCaatgtcaagacacatcttaaagtcactatcgtatctgcttccacgaccttccccggcaacgagttccaggcacccaccaccctcagtgtaaaaaacctgcctcgtacatctcctttaaaccttgcccctcacaccttaaacctatgcccctggtaactgactcttccaccgtgggaaaaagcttctgattatccactctgtccatgcccctcataatcttgtagacttctatcaggttgccctcctcaacctccgttgttccagtgagaacaaaccacgtttctccaacttctcctcatagctaatgccctccacaccaggcaatatcctgataaatattttccgtacgctctccaaagcctccacatccttctggtagtgtggtgaccagaattgaacactagattccaagtgcggtttaactcaggttctataaagctgcaacatgacttgccaatttttaaactcaatgccccggccgatgaaggcaagcatgccgtatgccttcttgactatcttccccacctgcattgccactttcaatgaactgtgtacctgtacacccagatccctctgcctatcaatactctgaagggttctgccatttactgtatatttcccatctgtattagaccttccaaaatgcattacctcacatttctccagattaaacttcatctgccatttcttcgcccaagtctccaactgatctatatcctgctgtatcctctgccggtccccatcgctatccgcaattccaccaacctttgtgccgtccacaaacttaccaatcaaaccagttacattttcctccaaatcatttatatatattacaaacatcaaaagtcccagcactgatccctgaggaatgtcacttgtcacagccctccattcagaaaggtacctttgcactgccaacctctgttttcttctgactaaatatctcgaaacttcctaacaccctgtcactctgtgatccttgtgacatttgaaaccagctattcacaaaaagactcaaagagcatcagcccactggaggcagagaccagccagtccagcacaaagaaactctctgacccttcccattgaccaactgtgagaatgaacaaaatgcagtcctggatgcaactgagagcagaaacaataacagcagaatcctacccctggaatcactcgtgaacttgttgatgtctcagcagctgggatgaaactctgaatcccttcccacactgagagcaggtgaacggcctctccccagtgtgaactcgctggtgtgtctgtaggTCAGATGagtttgtgaatcccttcccacactgagagcagatgaatggtctctccccagtatggaATCGCTGGTGTATcctcaggtgggatgaccgaatgaatcccttcccacactgagagcaggtgaacggtctctccccagtgtgaactcgctggtgtctctgcaggtgggatgatcgagtgaatccctccccacattgagagcaggtaaatggcctctctccagtgtgaactcgctggtgtgactgcaggttggatgaccaagtgaatccctccccacactgagagcaggtgaatggcctctccccagtgtgaactcgctggtgtgtctgcaggctggataactcaatgaatcccttcccacactgagagcaggtgaatggcctctccccagtgtgaactcgctggtgtgtctgcaggctggataactgagtgaatcccttcccacactgagagcaggtgaatggcctctccccagtgtgaactcgctggtgtgtctgcaggctggataactcaatgaatcccttcccacactgagagcaggtgaatggcctctccccagtgtgaactcgctggtgtgtctgcaggctggataactgagtgaatcccttcccacactgagagcaggtgaacggcctctct contains:
- the LOC144484147 gene encoding uncharacterized protein LOC144484147 gives rise to the protein MEMWDCGKGYGVPSELEVHRRSHTGERPFTCSQCEKGFNQLSSLRTHQRVHTGERPFTCSQCGKGFTRLSHLRTHQRVHTGERPFTCSQCGKGFTQLSSLQTHQRVHTGERPFTCSQCGKGFIELSSLQRHQRVHTGERPFTCSQCGKGFTQLSSLQTHQRVHTGERPFTCSQCGKGFIELSSLQTHQRVHTGERPFTCSQCGKGFTQLSSLQTHQRVHTGERPFTCSQCGKGFIELSSLQTHQRVHTGERPFTCSQCGEGFTWSSNLQSHQRVHTGERPFTCSQCGEGFTRSSHLQRHQRVHTGERPFTCSQCGKGFIRSSHLRIHQRFHTGERPFICSQCGKGFTNSSDLQTHQRVHTGERPFTCSQCGKGFRVSSQLLRHQQVHE